A window of Odocoileus virginianus isolate 20LAN1187 ecotype Illinois chromosome 3, Ovbor_1.2, whole genome shotgun sequence genomic DNA:
tggactggtgattcatttcacatatgataatttacatgtttcgatgccattctcccatatcatcctgccctcgccctctcccacagagttcaaaagactgttctatacatctgtgatgTTTTTGCTCTCttacatacagggttatcattaccatctttctaaattccatatatatgcattagtatactgtattggtgctttactttctggcttacttcactctgtataataggctcccgtttcatcaacctcattagaactgattcaaatgtattctttttaacggctgagtaacattccattgtgtatatgtaccacagctttcttattcatttgtctgctgatggacatctaggttgcttccatgttctggctactataaacagtgctgtgatgaacattggggtacacgtgtctctttcagatctcatttcctcagtgtatatgcccaggagtgggattgctgggtcatatggcagttctatttccaatttttaaaggaatctccacactgttcttcatagtggctgtactagtttgcattctcaccaacagtgtaagagggttcccttttctctacaccctctccagcatttattgcttgtagagttttggataacagccattctcactggcgtgaaatggtacctcattgtggtttggatttacatttctctgataatgagtgatgttgggcatcttttcatgtgtttgttagccatctgtatgtcttctttggagaaatgtctgtttagttctttggcccgttttttgattgggtcattttttttttttccctggaattgagctgcaggagttgcttgtatatttttgagattaattctttgtcagttgtttcatttgctattattttctcccattctgaaggctatcttttcaccttgtttatagtttcctttgttgtgaaaaagcttttaagtttaattaggtcccatttgtttatttttgcttttatttctaatagtctgggaggtgggtcatggaggatcctgctgtggtttatgtcagagagtgttttgcctatgtttccctctaggagtttaatagtttctggttttatgtttagaactttaatccattttgagtttatttttgtgtatggtgttagaaagtgttctagtttcattcttttacaagtggttgaccgtttttcccaacaccacctgttaaagagtttgtctttcctccattgtatattcttggctcctttgtcgaagataagttgtccataggtacgtggattaatctctgggttttctattttgttccattgatctatatttctttctttgtgccagtaccatactgtcttgatgactgtggctttgtagtatagtctgaagtcaggcagattgattcctccagttccattcttctttctcaagattgctttggctattcgaggttttttgtatttccatacaaattgtgaaattatttgttctagttctgtgaagaataccgttggtagcttgatagggattgcattgaatctatagattgctttgggtagtatactcattttcacaatattgattcttccgatccatgaacatggcatatttctccatttgcgtcctctttgatttctttcaccagtgttttatagttttctatatataggtattttgttcctttaggcagatatactcctaagtattttactctttttgctgcaatggtgaatgaaattgtttccttaatttctctttttgttttctcgttgttagtgtataggaatgcaagggatttctctgtgttaactTTATATGCTGCttctttactatattcattgattagctctagtaattttctggtggcatctttagggttttcattgtagaggatcatgtcatctgcaaacagtgagagttttacttcttcttttccaatctggattccttttatttctttttctgctctgattgctgtggccaaaacttcctaaatatgttgaatagtagtggtgagagtggacaccctcgtcttgttcctgactttagaggaaatgccttcaatttttcaccactgaggataatgtttgctgagggtttgtcatatatagcttttattatgttgaggtatgttccttctattcccgctttctggagggtttttttttttttaatcataaatggatgttgaattttgtcaaaggctttctctgcatctattgagataatcgtatggtttttatttttcaatttgttaatgtagtatattacattgattgatttgaggatattgaagaatccttgcatccctgggataaagcccatttggtcatgatgtatgatctttttaatatgttgttggattctgtttgctagaattttgttaaggatttttgcatctatgttcatcagtgatattggcttgtagttttctttttttgtggcatctttgtctggttttggtattagggtgatggtggcctcatagaatgaatttggaagtttaccttcttctgcaattttctggaagagtttgagtaggaggggtgttagttcttctctaaattttttttgtagaattcagctgtgaagctgtctggtcctgggcttttgtttgctggaaaatttctgattacagtttcaatttccatgcttgtggtGGGTCtgctaagattttctatttcttcctggttcagttttgaaaagttgtacttttctatgaatttgtccatttcttccaacttgcccattttatttgcatatagctgctgataatagtctcttaaaaatatggaatgcttcatgaatttgcatgtcatccttgcacaggggacTTGCTAATCTCTTGTGATTTTGGttataatttctctttattgATATAGTTTTGTAATGAATTTTGTTAACAAACATCATAGTATAGCCAGCTTCCCATTCTGAAAATAGTTATTATTCATGATATATTATTATCTTAAAAGCTATATTTTAAGTACTTTGTTTCATTTAACTATTCTGTGTTGTGTCTATATACAGGCATATGATAAACTTGGTGGGTTCATTTTATGTTATAGTTGATGCTTATGGtctcacatttttattatatatctatCATTTGCATGTGTTGAGCACCTTCTATGCACCAGGCACTATGTAAGCCCCTGGAAGGACAATGATAAGCAAAAATAGTCACAACTTCTGACCCACAAATAAACATATGAGATGCATGTCAAGAATAGTACAAGATGCTGGACTAGTGGGCTTCACTCTCTGTCCTTCTGGCTTCACTCTCCTCTCCATCTCACTGACCTCTCACATCCCTTACATTACCAAGTTCACCAGTCCCAGAGCAACCATGAAATCTGTTCTCTCAGCCCCAAATGCTTGCCCTTTCCTTATTTCCTCTGATTAACAATTCCCATCCTTCCTTTCACAGCTCAATATTTGTGTTTCAGAGAGAAACTTTTTCTACCCACCTTCTCAGAGCAAATTAGTTCTcaatgacttttttctctttaattaacTAGCATTATCTAAACATTACATTAATAGCAAACTTTTCCTATCACAATGGATGCAAACATTTTTTCAAGCCTTGAATTTGCCTTTCAGCTTCTGTAAATTTGATTTATAGaagttttgaatatttaaaatcaaatctaTCCACCATACCTTTCTTGCAGTTAAGTCCACTGATTTTGTACAAGTTTTTATTGTGAATTTtcataatattgcttctgttttatgtttttgctttttgtctgcGAGGTGTGTGGGACCTTAACTCTTCAACTAGAGACTGAACATACACCCCTTCTTCTGAAAGGTGAACTCTGAATCAATAgagtgccagggaagtcccaagtccaCTGATTTTTATATGACACATTTCCAATTGTGAGCATGAACACATACACTTATACTGTCTCACACACTTTGTATTTGATTTTAATGGTTTTGTGATCTTGTTTCCCTCTCTTATCTATGTAATTCAtaagatttttccctttcttgcaAGAATCCACCTGGCAGGTGGTCTCTGAAAGTGGGAgccttggctgctgctgctgctgctgctgctgctgctgctgctgctgctgctaagtcacttcagtcgtgtccgactctgtgcgaccccataggtgacagcccaccaggctcccccgtccctgggattctccaggcaagaacattggagtgggttgccatttccttctccaatgcatgaaagtgaaacttgaaagtgaagttgctcagttgtgtctgactctttgcgaccccatggactgcagcctaccaggctcctccatccatgggattttccaggcaagagtactggagtggggtgccattgtcttctccagggagcCTTGGGAATAATCACTAATTAGAAGTGTTGCATGGGAGTCAAAAGAGGTAACAGAccttttatgtttataataatCAAGATTTTATCTTTGATGTTTCCCCCTTTCTAAGGGCAATATTGCTCAATGGTAGCCATGCAAGATACATATGAAGAACAGGTCACATTTACTAGATGTCCACTGCGTGTCACAAGAACCACACTAGAAAAAGCACATGCATCATCTTATTTTATTCACTCATCAGTCTTACAATGTAGGGGATGTTTACTGCTCCACTGTAGAGGTATGTATCTGtagttcagagagattaagttaCTTTGTCTAGGTCACAAAGAAAGTAACTTGGTGGACCAAAATTCTATTCTGGGAATTCTGTCTCAAGATCGCATTTTATAACTCACAGCTCTACACTaaacttagggcttccctagtggctcagatggtaagcaatctgctggcaatgcaggagacccaggtttgatccctgggttgggaatacccCCTGAaagacatggccacccactccagtattcttgcctggagaatcccatactGAGGAGCCTCACGGGGTTGCAAaatagttggacaggactgagcaactaattgTTTTCATACTGTACTTTGAGTTATGATTCATAAATAATTGCCACAAGATTAATAttgataattataataattatagctATCAGTTATTGATATTCTGCTGTGCACAAAGGCATTTTCAAGCATCACTAAAAAGTTAAGAGCAGTAACCACATTTTTTGAAAGAGTAGAAATAAGATACATTAGAGTTAACTGAGACATCAATAGGAAGGAAGTATCATGGGACAGAATTAAAATTGTTTGAACTGACAACTCATGTCTTACTCACTATTATAGAGCTATGAGTATGAAGGACATatagatactatttttaaaaaagaccttaATGTCTTTAATCAATAGCCCAATTTTGAGgaaatttatttatgttaatagATTCAATATGGGAATTAGAACACATGACTAggacataaaaagaaatagagatatCTGTTGAATTAAAGAAAGTctgaataattatatatatttacaacaaAAATGGGCTGCCACTTCATTGAATGAATCACTGACATAGGAAGAACTAATAGAGAATGAAGCCTGTCCATGAAAATGTGGAATCAGAAGATGAAGACTTAAACAGGTTGACACATTATAaaggctggagaggatgtgaagaaaagggattcctatactgttggtgggacgGTAAGTTGGTACAACCACTAAACAGTACggtgtttccttaaaaaatgtaaaaacagagctaccaaatgatccagcagtcccacatCTGGGCACAaacccagaaaagatgaaaactctaattaaaaaagacacatgctcccAAATATTCATAGAAGCTCTATTTACAATgatcaagacatgaaaacaagtGACCATCAACAGACAATTAGCTTAAgataagaaaatgtgatatacatagatacacacacacacaatggaatattatatggccataaaagagagtgaaatattgacatgtgcagcaacatggatggccctagagattatcaaacaAAGTGAGGTAGgtcggagaaagacaaatattatatgatgtcacttatatatagaaccaaaaaaaataatacaagtgcaTCTAtatacaaaccagaaacagattcacagacatagaaaacaaactgacagTTACCTAAGggggaagggagtggcaggagAGTAAATTAAgtgtatgggattaacagatacaaactactaaacataaaataaataagcaagaaggatttactgtatagctgAATGAACTATcataatatcttataataaatcataatagaaaataatctgaaaaagtatatataactgaatcactttgttatacagctgaaactatcacattataaatcaactacgctgtgctgtgctgagtcactcagtcgtgtctgactctttttgaccccagggactgcagcccaccaggctcctctgtgtggggatgcattgcaggtggattctttactgactgaccaccagggaagcccaaggtactggagtgggtagcctagcgcttatcaggggatcttcccagcccaggaatcaaactggagtctcctgcattgcaggcagtttctttaccatctgagttactagAGAAGTCCcccaaatcaattatacttcagtctgaaagaaaagtgatgacTAGCTGAGGTGCCAGTTGACTATTCATTGAAAAATCTTGCTTTTGCCTCCTTCCCCAGCAGACACACCAGCTACATGGGAGCAGGAAACCAGACAGGAGTATCACAGTTCCTCCTCCTGGGCTTCTCAGATGATCCAGAACTGCAGCCCCTTCTCTGTGGAGTGTTCCTGTCCATGTTCCTGGTTGCCATGCTGGggaacctgctcatcatcctggccaTCAGCActgactcccacctccacacccccatgtacttcttcctctcccacCTGTCCTTCGTTGACATCTGCTTTGTCTCCACCACTGTCCCGAGGATGCTAGTGAATattcagacacagagaaaagacatCTCCTACATAGGCTGCTTCACTCAGGTGTATTTCTTTATGGTTTTTGCTGGAATGGACAATTTCCTCCTGaccgtgatggcctatgaccggttTGTGGCCATCTGCCAACCCCTGCACTACATGGTCATCATGAACCCCCACTTCTGTGGTCTCCTGGTTCTCACGTGTTGGCTTATCATTTTATTCAGCTCCCTGTTTCATGTGCTACTGATGATGCGGCTGACTTTCTGTATTGGAACTGAAATTCCACATTTCTTCTGTGAACTGACTCAGACTCTCAAGGCAGCCTGCTCGGACACCCTCATCAATAACATCTGCTTGTATGTGGCGACTGTCCTGCTGTGTATGTTTCCTCTGACTGGGATCCTTTTTCTTACTCTCAGATTGTCTCTACATTGATCAAGATGGCCTCCACTGAGGGCAAGTACAAAGCGTTTTCCACCTGCGTGTCTCACCTCACTGTGGTCTCCTTGTTCTATGGGACAGGCCTGGGGGTTTACCTCACTTCTGCTGTGACCCACTCTTCCCAGAGAAGCTCCATTGCCTCAGTGATGTACACTGTAGTCACTCCgatgctgaaccccttcatctacagcctgaggaacaagGATGTGAAAGGGGCCCTGGCCAGGCTCCTGAGTCTAGGCGCCCCCTGTCTGTGATGAGTCACTGACCTCAGAACTAAGTGAACATTGTGAACCCCGAAGACAAATGTAGATTTGAATCTCCTGGCCCCTTTTCTTCCTCAAAAGACATGTTCATTTCTTCTATTCCTAAAGCATCTTTTGTtgtattgtattattttttaagactgttttttttttggacggagaccattttttaaagtctttattgaatttgttacaacattgcttctgcttttatgttttggtttttctgtcTGTGAGGCATGTGATATCATGTAGCTCCCCGACCAGATAACAAGAGGCACCCCCTGGcctggaaggggaagtcttaccactgggctgccagagaagtccccacttctgtttttttattaGTTTCTCCACAGCATTGTTATCAGtaaatttttttgacattttcattATATGCTGTCCATAAAATGTCATGGTTTTACATGCTTTCTTGTAGCATTCTAACAATTTCTAACTTCAGATTTAGAGCACTTTATCAAGTGCTGACCTGGTAGTCCCCAAATTAGCCTCTCAAATTTGGTGTTCTTCACATTCATTTGGTTGTGGGCTTGTTATCTGCAAAAGAAATGGGATACAAATCATACAATAGACATAACAAAGAGTTTCTCATATCAGGATTGTGCTTGTTTCTTCACATGTGTGACTTTATATCTTCTTGAAAACACTTCTTTGAGATATTTTCTCTTATGCACCCCACTTTTCAAAagaagtggcttccctggtggttcagacagtaaagaatcagcctgcattggcaagagacatgggttcaatccctgggtcaggaagattccttggagaaggaaatggcaacctactccagtattcttgcctggggaaccccttggacagagaagcctggcaggctcctggcAGGCATGACTTAGGatgaagcaacaacaacaacagttttttgattacaggaaataggctGCATTCAAACTCCAAGACCTTCCCTGAATTCCAAgagcaggttcaaacagttgttaattaggaaagggaggggatggagagacaagggaggaagagtcaagaaacaatagtgcaatTCTCAAATCATcgaacatatatattaccatatctaaaataggggcttccctggtggctcataaggtagagaatctgcctgcacagtgggagacctgggttcgatccctgtgttgggaagatcccctggaggagggcagggcagcccgctccaatattcttgcctggagaacctccgtggacagaggagcctagcaggctacagtccatagggtcacagagagtcagacaggactgggtgactaagcacagcacagcacatatcaGATAGATGACCAGTGTGAGTTTGAAGCATGAAGAAGGGCAACCAAAGCCAGTGGTCtgagacaacctagagggatagggtggggagggaggtggcagtggGGTTTAGGATGGGTGGGAAGcatgtgtatacttatggccAACTCgtgttgatgtttggcaaaaaccatcacaatattgcaaagtaattatcctccaattaaaacaaaggaataaattttttaaagtaacagaaaaaaatcaatagtatAGGCTTGGGGCAGGAATATAGGTGAAGATGGCAAGTGACTTAGGCAAGTGGTACCTGGGGAAAGAGTAAGGTTAATAAAAAGACCCTGAGGTAGGGACTGCCTGGTGCCAGGGaggtggctggagcagagtgaggggGAGCACAGCAGAACAAGAGGGTAGGTATCAGTGCTGATCCTGTGAGACTTTCTGCCACTAAAGGACTCACACTTTCAATTACTCTGAATAATATAGGGAGTCATTGCAGGGATTTGAGCAGACACATGACATGATCTGACTTAAGATTTTAAAGGTCATTCTGGGTGCTGGATTTAGCTTGGATTGTAGGGTGTAAGGTAGCCTGTTTGGACTTACTTGTGAGCAAGCCTGGTGAGATATAGGCACCTAGGACCAAGGGGAGGATAGCAGTGTAAGCACTGGGAAGCAGTCAGTTGAGTTGTATTTTGAAGGGAGAACCAAAAGGTTCTGCTTCCAGGTTGGATACaggtgtgagagaaagagaaaagacaagaatGACTCCAGGATTGGGGCCTGAACAACTGAAAAAATAGACTTGAATTCATTgagatgggtttcccaggtggtgcagtggtaaagaatccatctgcaatgcaggagacaagggttcgatccctggctcaggaaaatcccttggagaaggaagtggcaacccactccagtattcttgcctggagaatccccatggacagaggagcctggtggtctacagtccatagcatcacaaagagtcggacacgactgagctgctgaGCACAACAGCACACATCCAGTGGGACAGGGAGGGTGAGAGTGAAGCAAATTTGGGAATGATAGTGGACATCAGAGATTCAGAAGTATCTCAAAATTGAGATATTTCACACAGATACATATtataagattccacatatatgaagTACCAacagtagtcaaattcatagaatcaaCATAGAATGATGGTTTCCAAGGTatagaggaagagaggaaataagtttagtgtttaatgggtccagagtttcagtttgggaagatgaaaaagatcTGGAGGTGGaaggtggtgatggttgcccaaccatgtgaatgtacttaatgccaaaTGTACAGAATTGTGCATATAAAAATGGTTAtgatggagaaaatatttctgtgatATATATCAAATAGTGTTCTGCCTAtactttcctctaaaagtttatagtatctggtcttacatttaggtctttaatctattgtGAGTTTGTTTtagtatatggtgttagagaatattctaccttcattcttttacatatatgtTATGTAAATGTAATCGTAACAAGAAACATTAAGTAGcacaaaacaatggaaaaagattGAAGTTTATTTTGGATAATGTTTTCaatatcattataaaataatagagCTTGGTGggatttttttgaaattttttattttatttattttttgggtcaAGCCACACAgtatgcaagatcttagttccccaaccaggggtcaaactcatgcaccctgaagtggaagcatgaagtcttaaccactggaaaatTAGGAAAGTCCcaagataaacattttaatattttccctcaACAATATAGACAAAGGTTTCTCAAGCTCAACCATACTGACATTTTTGGcctgtattattaatatttgtcaCAGAGTCTATCCTATGTATTGTATGATGTTcaacagcatccctggcctctactcaTGAGATAGCAGCACTGAGTTGTGATAAGCAGAAATGTCCCCTGACATTGCCAGTTGTTTCAGAGAGGGAAAAATCAGTGTGGTTGAGAAAAATGGAGTAAAAAAATTCTGTGGGTACCAGAATTGATGGTTTACGCTTTCAAGGAGatgggatcatagaaaaagcaacatttGGGGGAGGATTAAGCATCAGGTTATCTTGGAAATGTTGAGTTGACGGCCTTCAGAATACCCAGCTATTATCTGAAAGGTAAGTGGTATTGGTCTGGCTATCATTAATCTGCATAAGTGACAgtataaattaattaatcataCAGACAGAAGAAGTTCCTGCTGAGAGATTCAGGAGTTATTAATAGAAATAGAAGCCCATGCTTGAATGAATCCTACCCATGATGCTTCAGTTCTCAGTTATAGAGCCTCATATGGATATATGATCTCATATGACCTATTATAATATCTAATCATCcacattcccatttctttcaaggGAAATAAAACACTTGTAGACCCATAAACCCCTTTGGGTATCGCTccaaacttttaaagaatttgGTCAGTATTTGCTACTTCCATTCCCATGATATCCCCTCTCTTCTCAACCAACTCATCAGGAGTATTTTAAGCTCCATCACAACTGCGTTCCCTAAGGTCTGCAGTGACCTCACTTGCCAAATAAGTTTCAAGGGATATTTCCTTTTGTCAAAATGCTTGATGTCTCAGTAGCAATATCACTAATGGCTGCATTCCCTTTCTTGAAATAGGGACCTTTCTAAAGCACTTTGTTTCTGTTACAGTGGGATTCACAGATTCATGGCCACTGGGCAACTTGCAGCATTAACACATCCCTGAGGGAGCAACTTCTAACTTTGAAATCAAATCCTATAAAGGGGAAAGAAGAATTAGGAAGAATCCTAAGAGCCCTGGGAGATTTCTTCATGAAGGAATCTTTTTAATCTCcagggaaataataaataatcaaaCATTGACTACAAATGTTTGAGCATAgccagataaattaaaaataattggaagaaAGAATTTTGCCTCTCTTCACTGTGATCTTCAGGGAAACCATAGTGGTAGAAAGTTTCTCTTCTATTATTCTCCTTCTACCTCAAGGGAGCTTAATTGTTTAAAGAGTGGAGTGACAACAGGCCAATTTATTTAATGAGGCAGTCTGAGAATCAGCTACCTAAGACCcggaaacttttaaaataagctttcagTGTCCCCAAGGCAAAgtatcttggacttcccagacaTAAGGTGGGAATTCCCTTCTTGGATAATCTCCCTGTACTTCCT
This region includes:
- the LOC139032172 gene encoding LOW QUALITY PROTEIN: olfactory receptor 7D4-like (The sequence of the model RefSeq protein was modified relative to this genomic sequence to represent the inferred CDS: inserted 1 base in 1 codon), which codes for MGAGNQTGVSQFLLLGFSDDPELQPLLCGVFLSMFLVAMLGNLLIILAISTDSHLHTPMYFFLSHLSFVDICFVSTTVPRMLVNIQTQRKDISYIGCFTQVYFFMVFAGMDNFLLTVMAYDRFVAICQPLHYMVIMNPHFCGLLVLTCWLIILFSSLFHVLLMMRLTFCIGTEIPHFFCELTQTLKAACSDTLINNICLYVATVLLCMFPLTGIXFSYSQIVSTLIKMASTEGKYKAFSTCVSHLTVVSLFYGTGLGVYLTSAVTHSSQRSSIASVMYTVVTPMLNPFIYSLRNKDVKGALARLLSLGAPCL